From Nitrosopumilus zosterae, the proteins below share one genomic window:
- a CDS encoding carbon-nitrogen hydrolase family protein translates to MKAAVIQFKASTKKEDNLKKIVSYISKAAAKNATLCAFPEFMMFFTNSSQTSKQLASLAETINDTFVTTIAKAAKDNHIQVVGSFYEKSKKKDRVYDTSFVIDKSGKVISTYRKIHLYDALGFKESDKMISGSKIAKPVKTSIGKIGMMICYDLRFPEMSRSLAVAGSEVLIIPSAWVKGNMKEEHWITINKTRAIENGCYIIAPDQVGNIYCGRSLVVDPYGKILLDMKKKQGIGFVNIDLDIVKQTRKVLPLLKNRRTDVYPTLKA, encoded by the coding sequence GTGAAAGCAGCAGTCATTCAATTCAAAGCATCAACGAAAAAAGAAGATAATTTGAAAAAAATTGTTTCATACATTTCAAAGGCAGCTGCAAAAAATGCAACACTATGTGCATTTCCAGAATTCATGATGTTTTTCACAAACTCTTCTCAGACTTCAAAACAATTAGCTAGTTTAGCTGAAACAATTAATGATACTTTTGTCACAACAATTGCAAAAGCTGCAAAAGATAATCACATCCAAGTCGTGGGCTCATTTTATGAAAAGAGTAAAAAGAAAGATCGTGTATATGACACTTCTTTTGTAATTGACAAATCAGGCAAAGTAATCTCTACATATCGTAAAATTCACCTCTATGATGCATTAGGATTTAAAGAATCAGATAAAATGATCTCAGGCTCTAAAATTGCAAAGCCTGTAAAGACATCTATTGGAAAAATTGGCATGATGATCTGTTATGATTTAAGATTTCCAGAGATGTCAAGATCTTTAGCTGTTGCAGGTTCTGAAGTACTAATTATACCATCAGCTTGGGTTAAAGGAAATATGAAGGAAGAACATTGGATCACAATTAACAAAACACGTGCAATTGAAAATGGATGCTATATCATTGCACCAGATCAAGTTGGAAATATTTACTGCGGACGAAGCTTAGTAGTTGATCCTTATGGAAAAATTTTACTTGATATGAAAAAGAAACAAGGCATAGGTTTTGTAAATATTGATTTGGATATAGTAAAACAAACACGAAAAGTTTTGCCATTACTAAAAAACAGAAGAACAGATGTTTATCCTACTTTGAAGGCTTGA
- a CDS encoding topoisomerase DNA-binding C4 zinc finger domain-containing protein: MSLTQVPIKIVLVNPTLKKSKSSLKTVQVKKTIVRHTAKTTKSKTSIFKKEIIQYLDVNGYLSWSSKEKKYIILGTNSPKNGLVECPQCKLGELMVIRSKTTRKRFMGCSNFYGGCKASSPLLQKARLRATKNPCDVCKWPMIIFRYSRKQKWTKQCSNFNCESRIVKPSK; this comes from the coding sequence ATGTCACTGACCCAAGTCCCTATAAAAATTGTTTTAGTAAATCCAACATTGAAGAAGTCAAAGAGTTCACTCAAAACTGTTCAGGTCAAAAAGACAATAGTGAGACATACAGCAAAAACTACAAAGTCAAAGACCAGTATATTCAAAAAAGAAATTATTCAGTATTTGGATGTAAATGGATATCTTTCATGGTCATCAAAAGAGAAGAAATACATAATTCTTGGAACAAATTCTCCAAAAAATGGACTTGTAGAGTGTCCTCAATGTAAGTTGGGGGAACTAATGGTAATTAGATCTAAAACTACAAGAAAGCGTTTCATGGGATGTTCAAACTTTTATGGGGGATGTAAAGCATCATCTCCATTACTACAAAAAGCAAGACTAAGGGCAACAAAAAATCCGTGTGATGTTTGTAAATGGCCAATGATAATTTTTCGTTATTCAAGAAAACAAAAGTGGACCAAACAATGTTCAAACTTTAATTGCGAAAGCAGAATAGTCAAGCCTTCAAAGTAG
- a CDS encoding thiolase domain-containing protein, producing MTFVEKVCVLGAGSTKYGKLSESIADITTQASVAAIESAGISPKDIKASYISNVFGVADKQVHIGPVLMSRLGIPDKPSLTIESACGSGSVSFREAYANVAAGFYDCLVVTGVEKVTHTGTEWTTTYFAYCSDFFYEGQAGASFPGLFASMARAYLTEFNATEEDFAAVAVKNHDNGFLNPKAHMQKKITIDDVMNSAVVASPLKLYDCCPFSDGASSVILCSEKFAKEHGGDYIEVIGSGRGGSPAALQGREHMTTIPSTKIAAADAYKMAGITTKDIDFAEVHDCFTIAEVVDTEDLGFFEKGQGIQAVREGRTKLNSDISINPSGGLKSKGHPIGATGIGQVVEVFDQLTGKAGERTVKDAKIGLTHNFGATGASCAVHIFQSV from the coding sequence GTGACATTTGTGGAAAAGGTTTGTGTTCTTGGCGCTGGTAGTACCAAATATGGAAAATTATCTGAAAGCATAGCCGATATTACTACTCAGGCGTCAGTTGCAGCCATAGAAAGTGCAGGAATTTCTCCAAAAGACATCAAAGCATCATACATTTCAAACGTCTTTGGTGTTGCTGATAAACAGGTCCATATTGGTCCTGTCTTGATGAGCAGATTAGGAATTCCAGATAAACCATCATTAACAATAGAGTCTGCATGTGGGAGTGGCTCTGTATCTTTTAGAGAAGCATACGCCAATGTTGCGGCAGGATTTTATGATTGTCTGGTTGTAACTGGCGTTGAAAAAGTAACTCACACAGGGACTGAATGGACAACAACTTACTTTGCATATTGTTCCGACTTTTTTTATGAAGGTCAAGCTGGTGCATCATTTCCTGGATTGTTTGCGTCTATGGCAAGGGCTTACTTGACAGAGTTTAATGCAACTGAAGAAGACTTTGCAGCAGTTGCAGTAAAGAATCACGACAATGGTTTCCTTAATCCTAAAGCTCACATGCAAAAAAAGATTACAATCGATGATGTAATGAATTCTGCTGTAGTTGCAAGTCCTCTAAAACTTTATGATTGTTGTCCATTTTCTGATGGTGCAAGTTCTGTTATTCTTTGTTCTGAAAAGTTTGCAAAAGAGCACGGTGGTGATTACATTGAAGTAATTGGTTCTGGCAGGGGAGGTTCTCCTGCTGCATTGCAAGGACGTGAACATATGACAACAATTCCTAGTACAAAAATTGCAGCAGCGGATGCATACAAAATGGCAGGAATTACTACAAAAGATATTGACTTTGCAGAAGTACATGATTGCTTTACAATTGCAGAAGTAGTAGACACTGAAGACTTGGGATTCTTTGAAAAAGGACAAGGCATTCAAGCTGTTCGTGAAGGTAGAACAAAATTAAATTCTGACATTTCAATTAATCCATCAGGTGGTCTTAAATCAAAAGGACATCCAATCGGAGCAACAGGTATTGGACAAGTAGTAGAAGTATTTGATCAACTAACTGGAAAAGCTGGTGAAAGAACTGTTAAAGATGCAAAAATTGGTTTAACTCATAACTTTGGCGCAACTGGGGCAAGTTGTGCAGTTCACATATTCCAAAGTGTGTAA
- a CDS encoding Zn-ribbon domain-containing OB-fold protein, protein MTIEEQLIEYAKQGKLLTHKCTKCGYLHLSTAYYCLKCGSQGFEDVILDGVGSIATYTIITVAPAGFEKYTPYAFVVLQLDNTDLRISGFMAGIATPDDLPIGTRAHITGFEDGCGIIIKKQ, encoded by the coding sequence ATGACTATTGAAGAACAACTAATTGAATATGCAAAACAGGGTAAACTCTTGACTCATAAATGCACCAAATGCGGATATCTTCATTTATCTACTGCCTATTATTGCCTCAAATGCGGTAGTCAAGGGTTTGAAGATGTTATTTTAGACGGTGTAGGCTCAATTGCAACTTATACCATCATCACTGTTGCCCCTGCGGGCTTTGAAAAATATACCCCGTATGCCTTTGTTGTACTTCAACTAGATAATACTGATCTGAGAATTTCTGGGTTTATGGCAGGAATTGCCACTCCTGACGATCTTCCGATTGGAACTAGAGCCCATATAACTGGTTTTGAAGATGGCTGTGGAATCATCATTAAAAAACAGTAA
- the nrdD gene encoding anaerobic ribonucleoside-triphosphate reductase codes for MKMSDEDLELDLDADLDDDDDLELDSDSSPKRSGILQSTSKRVRMIFSVMASPNRIDILRILNSKGPLTYSELKSLAGFKSKKESGKFAYHLRKLLRQSLVALNKSERRYTITNLGKLVLSLARQIEERSIIESGKMYVRTSHQSIEEFNSHKIIQSLVREGSLPLELAQKITEEVENRIYKYQTTYLTGSLIREMVNSVLLEHGHEEYRNKLARLGLPVYDVQEMISNLDNVDNGAEGLLFNTGQRVFAEHLLTNILPKDVADSHLSGDLHITNPGIWSMIPDTIFVNIKELIEDGINLGGKYLDVSRIPASKQLDDIASSLSIVIALLSKEASQEVVIDGLVQLFTKYSKSIPELEQKLTDAFATASTTAKYNKTSTKVSIRLQLGTDTKIINSIINAYKNYTKITPIPKIGLIIDVDKGKITDISESIAEIISVGGHVMFAKGQTSSSGVTNGSTKTTAPLSINLESVSINLPRLAFESNKDETYFRARLALLMKPALSSMALRKKEISDLTRRGLNPILAKNTQYMQRSSVSLVVNLVGLKESVFNILGFQDNKEGRDILHKVIQTAVDVGAKKGKELGDTVAICMTETEASARFATLDGEKYGKNSALNSMEGDSYSQGIVIQASEIASFTNKSDPIVESNKLSKILTGGLLVTLQIDKNAKVNEIKKSLEKASELTTSFKPVRKIAICGECGFKDEPFEDKCPKCKSPYVV; via the coding sequence ATGAAAATGAGTGACGAGGATCTAGAATTAGATCTGGATGCTGATCTAGATGATGATGACGATTTAGAGTTAGACTCTGATTCATCACCCAAACGAAGTGGTATTTTACAATCTACATCAAAACGTGTAAGAATGATTTTCTCTGTTATGGCAAGTCCAAACAGAATAGATATCCTTAGAATCTTAAATTCTAAAGGTCCTTTGACTTATTCTGAATTAAAATCCCTTGCAGGATTCAAGTCAAAAAAAGAAAGTGGCAAATTTGCATACCACTTGAGAAAATTACTTAGACAATCCCTTGTTGCACTTAACAAATCTGAAAGACGATACACCATTACAAATCTTGGAAAGCTAGTTTTGAGTTTGGCAAGACAAATTGAAGAAAGATCAATTATTGAAAGTGGAAAAATGTACGTTAGAACATCTCATCAATCAATTGAGGAATTCAATTCACATAAAATTATTCAATCTCTGGTTCGTGAAGGAAGTCTTCCATTAGAACTTGCGCAAAAAATTACTGAAGAAGTCGAAAATAGAATTTACAAATACCAGACCACCTATCTGACTGGCTCACTAATCAGAGAAATGGTGAACTCTGTCCTTCTAGAGCATGGTCATGAGGAATATAGGAATAAACTTGCACGCCTAGGCCTTCCTGTTTATGACGTTCAGGAGATGATTTCCAATCTAGACAATGTAGATAATGGCGCTGAAGGTCTTCTCTTTAACACAGGACAGAGGGTATTTGCTGAACATCTATTAACTAACATCTTACCAAAAGATGTGGCAGACTCACATCTTTCTGGAGACTTGCATATTACTAATCCTGGAATTTGGTCTATGATTCCTGATACCATATTTGTTAATATCAAGGAATTAATCGAAGATGGAATCAATCTTGGTGGAAAATATCTTGATGTATCTAGAATTCCTGCATCAAAACAACTTGATGACATTGCAAGTTCACTATCAATTGTAATTGCACTCTTGTCAAAGGAGGCTTCGCAAGAAGTTGTAATTGATGGATTAGTGCAATTATTTACAAAATATTCAAAGTCCATTCCAGAACTTGAACAAAAACTCACTGATGCGTTTGCAACTGCATCTACAACTGCAAAATATAACAAAACAAGTACAAAGGTATCAATTAGATTACAATTAGGAACTGATACAAAGATAATTAATTCAATTATTAATGCATACAAGAATTACACAAAGATTACTCCAATTCCAAAAATTGGTTTGATAATAGATGTTGACAAAGGAAAAATTACTGATATTTCAGAATCAATAGCTGAAATAATCTCTGTTGGCGGACACGTAATGTTTGCTAAAGGTCAAACTTCTAGTTCCGGCGTTACAAATGGATCTACAAAAACCACAGCTCCGCTTTCAATAAACTTGGAATCTGTTTCAATTAATCTTCCAAGACTTGCATTTGAATCAAACAAAGATGAAACTTACTTTAGAGCAAGACTTGCATTACTAATGAAACCGGCATTATCATCTATGGCATTAAGAAAGAAAGAGATTTCAGATCTTACTAGACGAGGACTAAATCCAATTCTTGCCAAGAACACACAATATATGCAACGTAGTTCTGTTTCACTTGTTGTAAATTTGGTAGGGCTCAAAGAATCTGTCTTTAACATACTTGGATTCCAAGACAATAAAGAAGGACGCGATATTCTTCATAAGGTAATTCAGACAGCAGTTGATGTTGGAGCCAAAAAAGGTAAAGAATTAGGTGATACGGTTGCAATATGTATGACTGAAACTGAGGCATCTGCTCGTTTTGCTACTCTGGATGGCGAAAAATATGGCAAAAACTCTGCCTTAAATTCAATGGAGGGTGACTCTTATTCACAGGGAATAGTAATTCAAGCCTCTGAAATTGCTAGTTTTACTAACAAAAGTGACCCTATAGTAGAATCAAACAAGCTCTCAAAAATCCTCACTGGAGGATTACTAGTCACATTACAAATTGACAAGAATGCAAAGGTAAACGAAATCAAAAAATCACTTGAAAAAGCATCAGAACTTACGACTTCTTTCAAGCCTGTGCGAAAAATTGCAATTTGTGGTGAGTGTGGATTTAAGGATGAACCCTTTGAGGACAAATGTCCAAAGTGCAAGTCCCCATACGTTGTCTGA
- a CDS encoding adenosylcobalamin-dependent ribonucleoside-diphosphate reductase, whose product MDNSQIENTINEIRKRSGAVTAFNQNKISNAIFRALAATSKADRGLADQLAENVVNKLVEQGFTSTRTPTVEDIQDIVESTLIDSGNSDIAKAYIVYRHERRKLREEKMKVLNLKALDPVSKKFDLNCLRVLASRYLFRNSKNEIIESPTQMFERVAILVGIGDILYDSQIFDKSGNIKQDVEEAKSYLEKLDAFDYKFKVGDYFFNKWHFRSLINHYVSLANKGQMKISFKDLLTLLAAKKLDNYADKITEYFELMTAQDFLPNSPTMMNAGGRLGQLSACFVLGMEDGMEQIMKSTSDAALIFKSGGGVGINYSDLREEGDIVASTSGVASGPVSFMNIINTVTEVVKQGGKRRGANMGIIEAWHPDVEKFITNKTEPGVLENFNVSVGIWEDFWHALVNTSDGNYILRSPRDKKPVKEINAHQLIDLIALSAWKSAEPGLIFFDQINKYNVFAKARKAPLRATNPCGEQSLYPYESCNLGSINLVNLVKRQADGTYEFDWQRYEETIRKTTRFLDNIIDVNTYPVPEINVASKESRRIGLGVMGVADLLYKLKIPYNSQEGYELQSKLSEALSYYSMEESVALAKSRGEFPLCSKTEYPEGKIPISGYYERPKESHSCDWDPLIDKIKKHGIRNVLTTTVAPTGTLSMIADCSNGMEPAFALVFEKRVTVGRFFYTNKIVEEALKEHDLYNDEILEKIADNYGSLKGIPEIPQWMQDVYVTAMDIHWADHLMAQGVWQDWIGNAIAKTINMPYDVTAEDVKCAYLLAHELGLKGMTVYRDGSRHKQVLHMTSENAQKIFDVPPSDYMTAFVKENITNPYIKSQVNAALALKVHDEEIKIEPQKQEEISEDRLCPTCKNNLVFVEGCSICIECGYSGCTSG is encoded by the coding sequence ATGGACAATTCACAAATTGAAAATACGATCAATGAGATCCGTAAGCGCAGTGGCGCAGTCACGGCTTTCAATCAAAATAAAATTTCAAATGCCATATTTCGGGCATTGGCCGCCACCTCTAAAGCCGATCGTGGTCTGGCCGATCAACTAGCAGAGAATGTAGTTAACAAACTAGTTGAACAAGGATTTACAAGTACTAGAACACCGACTGTTGAAGATATTCAGGATATTGTAGAATCAACTCTAATTGATAGCGGAAATAGCGATATTGCAAAAGCCTACATTGTTTACAGACATGAGAGAAGAAAACTAAGGGAAGAGAAAATGAAGGTCTTGAATCTGAAGGCTCTTGACCCAGTTTCCAAAAAGTTTGATCTGAATTGTCTTAGAGTCTTGGCATCAAGATATCTTTTCCGAAATTCTAAAAACGAGATCATTGAATCTCCAACTCAAATGTTTGAGCGAGTAGCAATTCTGGTAGGAATTGGAGACATTCTATATGATTCACAAATCTTTGACAAATCGGGAAATATCAAACAAGATGTAGAAGAAGCAAAATCATATCTTGAAAAACTAGATGCCTTTGATTATAAATTCAAAGTAGGAGATTATTTCTTCAACAAATGGCATTTCAGATCCTTAATCAATCACTACGTGAGTCTTGCAAACAAAGGTCAAATGAAGATAAGCTTCAAAGATCTTTTGACATTACTTGCAGCAAAGAAACTAGATAATTATGCAGACAAAATCACAGAATACTTTGAACTAATGACTGCACAAGACTTTCTACCAAATTCACCAACCATGATGAATGCGGGTGGAAGATTGGGACAATTATCTGCATGCTTTGTACTTGGAATGGAAGATGGAATGGAACAAATCATGAAATCTACCTCTGATGCAGCATTAATCTTCAAGTCTGGTGGTGGTGTTGGAATTAACTATTCTGATCTTCGTGAAGAAGGTGATATTGTAGCATCCACTTCAGGTGTTGCGTCAGGACCTGTATCTTTCATGAATATCATCAATACCGTCACTGAAGTAGTCAAACAAGGAGGAAAAAGGCGCGGTGCAAACATGGGTATTATTGAAGCATGGCATCCTGATGTTGAAAAATTCATCACAAACAAAACAGAACCAGGAGTTTTAGAGAACTTTAACGTAAGCGTTGGTATCTGGGAGGACTTTTGGCATGCCTTGGTAAATACTTCTGATGGTAACTATATCTTACGTAGCCCACGTGATAAAAAACCAGTTAAAGAAATCAATGCGCATCAACTAATTGATCTGATTGCACTTTCTGCATGGAAGAGCGCAGAACCTGGATTGATCTTCTTTGATCAAATTAACAAATACAACGTATTTGCAAAAGCAAGAAAAGCACCACTTAGAGCAACAAATCCATGTGGTGAACAAAGTCTTTATCCATACGAATCCTGTAATCTAGGTTCTATCAACTTGGTAAATCTTGTAAAGAGACAAGCAGATGGAACTTATGAATTTGATTGGCAAAGATATGAAGAAACAATCAGAAAGACAACAAGATTCTTGGATAACATCATTGATGTCAATACATATCCGGTACCAGAAATTAATGTAGCATCAAAAGAGTCTAGACGTATTGGACTTGGAGTGATGGGTGTAGCTGATCTATTGTACAAGCTAAAAATCCCATACAATTCTCAAGAAGGATATGAACTACAATCAAAACTATCTGAAGCTCTGTCATACTATTCAATGGAAGAAAGTGTTGCACTTGCTAAATCTCGTGGTGAGTTCCCACTATGTTCTAAAACAGAATATCCAGAAGGAAAGATTCCTATCTCAGGATACTATGAGAGACCAAAAGAATCTCATTCTTGTGATTGGGATCCACTAATTGATAAAATCAAAAAGCATGGTATCAGAAATGTCTTGACTACTACGGTAGCTCCAACTGGCACACTCTCTATGATTGCAGATTGTTCAAATGGAATGGAACCTGCATTTGCTCTTGTATTTGAGAAGAGAGTAACTGTTGGAAGATTCTTCTATACCAATAAGATAGTTGAAGAAGCACTAAAAGAACATGATCTTTACAATGATGAAATCCTTGAAAAGATTGCAGACAATTACGGTTCATTGAAAGGAATACCTGAAATTCCACAATGGATGCAGGATGTCTATGTTACAGCAATGGATATTCATTGGGCTGATCATCTTATGGCTCAAGGTGTATGGCAAGACTGGATTGGAAATGCAATTGCAAAAACAATCAACATGCCATATGACGTAACTGCCGAAGACGTAAAATGTGCATATCTTCTAGCACATGAACTTGGACTAAAAGGAATGACAGTTTATCGTGATGGTTCTAGACACAAACAAGTTCTTCATATGACTAGTGAAAATGCTCAGAAGATATTTGATGTACCACCAAGTGATTACATGACTGCTTTTGTGAAAGAAAACATCACAAATCCATACATCAAGTCTCAAGTAAATGCAGCACTTGCATTAAAAGTTCATGACGAAGAAATCAAGATTGAACCTCAAAAACAAGAAGAGATTTCAGAAGATCGTCTATGTCCGACATGCAAAAACAATCTGGTCTTCGTAGAGGGTTGTAGCATTTGCATTGAATGCGGATACAGTGGTTGTACTTCTGGATAA
- a CDS encoding ribosome biogenesis protein: MISLILSESSLEIVPFELQDHPSIIFHARKLGKHSSEILLDNSWHFAAMKGIKNELKRGRPDLVHFSILEATTIPLYLKNKIKIYVHTLDDKVIYFGQNVHVPKSYHRFEGVIEKLYKEKKITANNETLLELKEKTFSELLDEINPSKVIGFSTRGKPSSYEKIATEISNNDCIIVGGFQKGHFSDFVENKITDLYSIGDESLEGHVVVARLLYECEKTIFM, from the coding sequence ATGATCTCTTTAATTTTATCTGAATCATCATTAGAAATTGTTCCATTTGAGCTACAAGATCACCCATCCATAATTTTTCATGCACGAAAACTTGGAAAACATTCCTCAGAAATCTTACTTGATAATTCTTGGCATTTTGCAGCTATGAAAGGAATTAAAAATGAATTAAAAAGAGGAAGACCGGATTTAGTACATTTTTCAATACTTGAAGCTACCACAATTCCATTATATCTTAAAAATAAAATAAAAATTTACGTGCATACACTTGATGATAAAGTAATTTATTTTGGTCAAAACGTCCATGTGCCAAAGTCATATCATAGATTTGAGGGAGTAATTGAAAAACTGTACAAAGAAAAAAAAATTACAGCAAATAATGAAACATTACTAGAACTTAAAGAAAAAACATTTTCAGAATTACTTGATGAAATAAATCCATCAAAAGTAATTGGTTTTTCAACAAGAGGTAAACCTAGCTCGTATGAAAAAATCGCTACAGAAATTTCAAATAATGACTGTATTATAGTTGGCGGATTTCAAAAAGGACATTTTTCAGATTTTGTTGAAAACAAAATAACTGATCTATATTCTATTGGTGATGAATCACTTGAAGGTCATGTTGTAGTTGCTAGACTACTCTATGAGTGTGAAAAAACCATTTTTATGTAG
- a CDS encoding ribonuclease P protein component 4, with amino-acid sequence MQILIEKAILNAKINPDLSQRQAFLARRISTRHKIRMPYALRMVFCKKCKSFIAPGLNSRIRIGRTSVKSIRISCNLCGHTYRKVIPPSATIKKNSI; translated from the coding sequence ATGCAAATTTTAATTGAAAAAGCAATACTTAATGCAAAAATTAACCCTGACCTTTCTCAGCGTCAGGCTTTTCTTGCTAGAAGAATTAGTACAAGACACAAAATTAGGATGCCTTATGCTCTTAGGATGGTTTTCTGTAAAAAATGCAAGTCATTTATTGCACCTGGATTAAATTCTAGAATTCGTATAGGCAGAACATCTGTCAAATCAATCAGAATTTCTTGTAACTTGTGTGGACATACTTATCGTAAAGTTATACCCCCATCCGCTACAATTAAAAAAAACAGTATTTGA
- a CDS encoding 30S ribosomal protein S19e, whose protein sequence is MAKVYDVPADVLIKRLANILKNEDIPAPSWIPFVKTGAHADRPPQERDWWYTRCASIMRKIYFHGPIGINELRKDYGGGKPSGYGAAHHKDAGGAIIRNAIQGLEKLGYLEKVEKKGRIISKNGMQKLDRLSTEILKELIVENPQLKVYT, encoded by the coding sequence ATGGCAAAGGTATACGATGTACCAGCAGATGTTTTGATAAAAAGACTAGCGAATATTCTAAAGAATGAAGATATTCCTGCGCCTTCTTGGATTCCTTTTGTTAAAACTGGAGCTCATGCAGATAGACCCCCACAAGAACGAGACTGGTGGTATACTAGATGTGCATCAATTATGAGAAAAATATACTTTCATGGCCCAATTGGAATTAACGAATTAAGAAAAGATTATGGTGGAGGTAAACCCTCTGGATATGGAGCTGCTCATCACAAAGATGCTGGTGGCGCAATAATTCGCAATGCAATTCAGGGATTAGAAAAACTTGGTTATTTGGAAAAAGTTGAGAAGAAAGGTAGAATTATTTCTAAAAATGGAATGCAAAAACTAGATAGATTATCCACAGAAATTCTAAAAGAACTAATCGTTGAAAACCCTCAATTGAAAGTTTACACATAG
- a CDS encoding DNA-binding protein, with product MSFPESNESPYENTNNELSAQKEQILKQILSPEARLRLNNIKMVKSELSDLVEQYLIGMATQGKLPGQISDDQLKQILLSIQQPKRDFKINRV from the coding sequence ATGAGTTTTCCAGAATCTAACGAATCTCCTTATGAAAACACCAACAATGAGTTATCCGCACAAAAAGAACAGATTCTAAAACAAATTCTTTCACCAGAAGCTAGATTGAGACTAAATAATATCAAGATGGTAAAATCAGAACTATCCGATCTTGTTGAACAATATTTGATAGGCATGGCAACTCAAGGCAAATTACCTGGTCAAATATCTGATGATCAACTCAAACAAATTCTGCTTTCTATTCAACAACCAAAACGTGATTTTAAGATAAATCGAGTATGA
- a CDS encoding zinc-binding dehydrogenase, with the protein MKAVVYNEYAPDDNFSKILKVQDIDDPKPKADEVVFKVKAAALNYNDIWGMRGVPVAVPLPHVSGSDAAGDVIAVGEDVKNIKVGDRVVSHSNMSCRVCKACTDGREFDCINRTIWGFQTGPTWGAFQEVTHLPEVNVSVIPEGVSYDDAAAASMTLLTSWHMLVGRAKIVPGQTVLIMGGGSGVGSFGIQIAKLYNCDVIATASPDKLDKCLELGADFAVDHRKEDWHKEVRAISKELAKKKGEAPGIDVSFDHIGETHWNKQLTLLKYGATLVSCGATTGYDAQTDLRHIFFKGTNILGSTQGTKAELDQGLYWMGQGKIKAAIDSTYSFEQAAEAHTKMLTGKGLFGKILMKPEGT; encoded by the coding sequence ATGAAAGCAGTAGTATACAATGAATATGCACCAGATGATAATTTTTCTAAAATCCTCAAAGTCCAGGATATAGATGACCCAAAACCAAAAGCAGATGAAGTTGTCTTTAAAGTAAAAGCAGCTGCTCTGAATTATAACGATATTTGGGGAATGAGAGGAGTGCCTGTTGCTGTTCCATTACCACATGTTTCAGGTTCCGATGCTGCTGGAGATGTTATAGCAGTTGGTGAAGATGTTAAAAATATCAAAGTTGGAGATAGAGTTGTCTCTCACTCAAACATGTCTTGCAGAGTTTGTAAAGCATGTACTGACGGAAGAGAATTTGATTGTATTAATAGGACCATTTGGGGATTTCAAACTGGTCCAACTTGGGGAGCTTTTCAAGAAGTAACACACCTTCCAGAAGTTAATGTTTCAGTTATTCCAGAAGGAGTATCATATGATGACGCAGCAGCTGCATCCATGACATTACTTACATCATGGCATATGCTGGTTGGAAGAGCCAAAATTGTTCCAGGACAAACTGTCTTAATCATGGGTGGCGGCTCTGGAGTAGGAAGCTTTGGAATTCAGATTGCAAAATTATACAATTGTGATGTAATTGCAACAGCAAGTCCTGACAAACTAGACAAATGTCTAGAACTAGGAGCCGATTTTGCAGTAGATCATAGAAAAGAAGACTGGCATAAAGAAGTCAGAGCAATTTCAAAAGAACTTGCAAAGAAAAAAGGTGAAGCACCAGGAATTGATGTTTCCTTTGATCATATTGGTGAAACACACTGGAACAAACAACTTACCTTACTAAAATATGGAGCAACTCTAGTTTCATGTGGTGCAACAACAGGATACGATGCACAAACTGATCTTAGACATATTTTCTTTAAAGGAACAAACATCCTAGGTTCTACACAAGGAACCAAAGCTGAATTAGATCAAGGTCTTTATTGGATGGGTCAAGGCAAAATTAAAGCAGCAATTGACTCAACATATTCCTTTGAGCAAGCAGCAGAGGCTCATACAAAGATGTTAACTGGAAAAGGTCTCTTTGGCAAAATCTTAATGAAGCCAGAGGGCACTTAA